A region of the Myxococcales bacterium genome:
GCCTTGGCGATCGCGCTGTCGAGCAGCGACGAGCCGTAGGCGATCAGGTAGTCGGTGACCGCCAGCATCGCGGCGCTGCGGTGGGTGGGGACGACCTCGCGTCCACCCAGCTCCTTGTACGCGGTGACCACGGCGTCGACGTAGTCCTGGCAGTTGTGGGTGATGCCCTTGTAGTGGCCATAGTCGGCGGCGACGGCGAGCGCGGCGCGCTCCATGAGGTCGCGATCGTAGGCGTGCAGCGCCGGGCCGTACGTCGGCATCATGTCAGATCGATCGGGGTGCACGCCGTCGTGGAAGAAGCCCAGATCCGGCGGGTGGAGCGGGCTCTGCTCCTGGTCGCTGGCGAGGCCGTCGCCGGGGACGTCCGACGTCGTCGGCGGCGGCTCGAGCATGATGTGCATGTGGTGAAAGCCGGTGCTCGCCGGGGTGTCGAGGGTGTGCAGCCCGACCTCCTGGATGAGCGGCTGCACCTGCTGCAGCATCGGCGCCAGGGCGTCGAGCTGCGGCGCGATCTGGTCGAGCAGCGGGCCCATGTCGCGCAGGCGGCGCAGGTCGGGCGCCGCCAGCTCCAGCATCGGGTTCCCGTCGAGGAACTCCCCGATCGGCAGGCCTTCGGCGCGCTCGCGCAGGGCCTCGGTCACCGAGCTCGCGGCCAGCTGCTGGATCTGGGTGCCCATCTGCATGACCGGCTCGAGCTCGCGACGCATCGTCACTGCGGTGTTCTGCATGCCGGGCCGGACCTCGTACTGGTTCATGCCGTGCAGCAGCACGCCCAGCATCGGCATGCCGATCAGCAGCACGAAGATGAAGAACGCGGTGAGCACCTTGCGCAAGGTCGACCACTCCGCCGGTCCACCCCCATGGCCACCGTCGTCGGGCGGCCCGCCGTCCGGCCCGCCCTCGTCGTCGCTGTCGAGCTCGCTGCCCTCGCCGTCGAGCTCGCGTCGGGCCGCCTCGATCGCGTCCGCCCAGCCGTCGAACGTGCGCCCGGCCTTCTTGTTGTCGCGCCCCAGCGCTGCAGCAGCGCCACGATCCTCCCGATCTCCGCCAGCGTCCGCGACGTGCTTCGCGATGGTCTCGGCGAGCTTGTAGTTGTAGCCGCCGACCTTGAGCTTGGGCATCACCGCGCCCCCGCTCAGCGTCGGCAGGCTGCGCAGTGGGCCCTGATCGGCGCCCGCCCACGCCGGCTCGCCACGCACCGCGCGATCTGCCATCGCGTCGGCCTCGGCCTCTAGCGGATCGTGACCGCCGAGCAGGCTGGCCAGCTTGGCTTGCGCCGACCGCGGCGCGCGCCCCAGCGCCTGCTGCGTGACGTGGGCGAGCTCGTGGGCCATCAGGTGCTGGCCGTCGGCGCTCGACGGATCGAGCTGGCCGGCGCCGAAGTGGACGTCGGTGCCGCGGGCGAAGGCGCGCGCGCCCATCTCGTCGGCGGCGCCGTCCTGATGGACCCGCACCGACGACAGGTCGTAGCCGAACGACGCCTCCATGCGCGCCTGCACGTCGGTCGGCATCCCGCCGAGCCCCGGGGCCCCGCGCGCGCCGAGCAGGTGCGTCGCGAACGGGTCCTCGCCGCCGCCCCCGCCGCGGCTGCCGGTCGACCCCAGCGCGCTGG
Encoded here:
- a CDS encoding DUF4157 domain-containing protein gives rise to the protein MRSFQDFHGADDGQVHGGSGIAPGKRSLTQSLPVQRSSAPGQDGATGGGGGASALGATGGGGGASALGSTGSRGGGGGEDPFATHLLGARGAPGLGGMPTDVQARMEASFGYDLSSVRVHQDGAADEMGARAFARGTDVHFGAGQLDPSSADGQHLMAHELAHVTQQALGRAPRSAQAKLASLLGGHDPLEAEADAMADRAVRGEPAWAGADQGPLRSLPTLSGGAVMPKLKVGGYNYKLAETIAKHVADAGGDREDRGAAAALGRDNKKAGRTFDGWADAIEAARRELDGEGSELDSDDEGGPDGGPPDDGGHGGGPAEWSTLRKVLTAFFIFVLLIGMPMLGVLLHGMNQYEVRPGMQNTAVTMRRELEPVMQMGTQIQQLAASSVTEALRERAEGLPIGEFLDGNPMLELAAPDLRRLRDMGPLLDQIAPQLDALAPMLQQVQPLIQEVGLHTLDTPASTGFHHMHIMLEPPPTTSDVPGDGLASDQEQSPLHPPDLGFFHDGVHPDRSDMMPTYGPALHAYDRDLMERAALAVAADYGHYKGITHNCQDYVDAVVTAYKELGGREVVPTHRSAAMLAVTDYLIAYGSSLLDSAIAKAVDEELAALPQAADGGSACARAVANKLGLAPGTFAGSVDALLDQPFEVPDRGTVTVRKLLCEPFDPHKVDVGLGLASVAMDVPFEMPEEGHASVRDALCTPKGGSNALEGLVFELARVKGEAQIVAELSGMLPASMMEDPLVRNKLVGDLVGRLGRDLYRRLNLKGLC